In Amphiura filiformis chromosome 1, Afil_fr2py, whole genome shotgun sequence, the following are encoded in one genomic region:
- the LOC140156432 gene encoding LOW QUALITY PROTEIN: uncharacterized protein (The sequence of the model RefSeq protein was modified relative to this genomic sequence to represent the inferred CDS: inserted 2 bases in 2 codons) — MEMDCKIEMEKGNIEMERGTSNQFSSLSDNDDGNSTFSDVSDDHCQIPDRSTPGKKAAKKVSSNKAKTKKSSRESIRIMLLNFQSIGNKSADIKVLIEQYKPDIIQGTETWLSPNIKNSENLTDSYDVFRKDRQEGIHGGVLLACKKDLIMTRREEFETENELMWNQLELQGRHSLLIGTGYKHKHDNVKFVTDLEVSLDKIEKKGKGYNIILAGDFNQANIDWKNSTVIRDHPASKSTAELLLETTTGFGLNQHVLEPTRKDSILDLVFTNNSSLVRDVKVDPGLSDHYMVITDIDLRAKWKRQPRRKYFVRRKANEDLINEELSTFKDKYFSMGNVSVQEKWDNLESEIKTVMNKHIPQKTAAKPNSLPWFKRSHHRLRRRKQRAFNKAKKSQSSDDWKKFLSCQKELKKSLNESEREFVANNLTTAMKENTKQFWSYMKRLGKSESGVADLKVNNNIISDGKEKAEALNAQFASVFTREDKEAIPTLGSSSIQDIPDLIIHEKGVLKQLQELSPNKAAGPDEIPPWFLKMFAEKLAPIFTDLFQASVDQGLSPSMEGEVLSGVPQGTVLGPLLFLTYINDLPDMLSNQVRLFADDCLVYSTVSNERDMDSLQADLKSLETWQETWKMSFNPSKCTVMEISLKRNPPHRDYIFCGQVLQQPNSNPYLGVQLDNKLNWGEHVTNTVNKANRTLGFLRRNLWFCPXEVKSTAYLTLVRPVLEYAAGAWDPYRAGLIKKIESVQRKAARFCTGDYQRESSVTQMLEDLGWDTLXCQKERNRLAMFYKIQNELVGINKEAYIQTSSAAGLRRNHHLHVEIPFIKKDVYKNSFFPRTGRAWNSLTQTTISAPSLDIFKKNL; from the exons TACCAGCAACCAATTTTCCAGTTTGAGTGACAATGACGATGGAAATTCAACCTTCTCTGACGTATCTGACGACCACTGTCAGATTCCTGATCGCAGTACCCCCGGTAAAAAAGCAGCTAAAAAGGTTTCTTCTAATaaagcaaaaacaaagaagaGTAGCAGGGAATCAATACGTATTATGTTACTGAACTTCCAGAGTATTGGTAACAAATCGGCCGATATCAAAGTGCTTATTGAACAATATAAACCTGATATCATTCAAGGCACCGAAACTTGGCTTTCGCCGAACATTAAAAATTCTGAAAACCTCACGGACTCGTATGATGTGTTTAGGAAGGATAGGCAAGAGGGGATCCATGGTGGAGTTCTACTTGCGTGCAAGAAGGATCTCATCATGACAAGGCGGGAAGAATTTGAAACAGAAAATGAACTCATGTGGAACCAACTTGAACTCCAGGGGCGCCACTCGCTACTGATTGGCACCGGTTATAAACATAAACATGACAATGTAAAATTTGTCACCGATCTTGAGGTTTCTCttgacaaaattgaaaagaaaggcAAGGGCTATAACATTATCCTGGCAGGCGACTTCAATCAAGCAAATATTGACTGGAAAAATAGCACAGTCATCCGCGATCACCCCGCATCTAAATCCACAGCAGAGCTGCTTCTTGAGACTACAACAGGTTTTGGTTTAAACCAGCATGTGTTGGAACCTACAAGAAAAGACAGTATCTTGGATCTTGTATTCACTAATAATTCAAGTCTTGTGAGAGATGTCAAAGTTGATCCAGGACTCAGTGATCATTACATGGTAATCACCGACATAGATTTGAGAGCAAAATGGAAGAGACAACCAAGACGGAAGTACTTCGTCAGGCGGAAggcaaatgaagatttgattaatGAGGAGTTGAGTACCTTCAAGGACAAGTATTTTAGCATGGGAAATGTCTCTGTGCAAGAAAAGTGGGACAATCTTGAAAGTGAAATAAAGACAGTCATGAATAAGCATATTCCTCAAAAGACAGCTGCTAAACCAAACAGTTTGCCATggtttaagagatcacaccacagaCTCAGACGCAGGAAGCAGAGGGCTTTTAACAAGGCGAAAAAGTCGCAAAGTAGTGATGACTGGAAAAAATTTTTGTCTTGCCAGAAAGAACTTAAGAAATCTCTCAATGAATCCGAGCGTGAGTTTGTTGCAAATAATCTTACCACTGCAATGAAAGAGAACACCAAGCAGTTTTGGTCATACATGAAAAGACTGGGTAAAAGTGAAAGCGGTGTCGCAGATCTCAAAGTTAACAATAATATCATTAGCGATGGGAAGGAAAAAGCAGAGGCATTGAACGCACAATTTGCTAGTGTCTTTACAAGGGAAGACAAGGAAGCGATTCCTACACTTGGCAGTAGCAGTATTCAAGACATTCCAGATTTAATTATTCATGAAAAGGGGGTTTTAAAGCAACTCCAAGAACTGTCTCCGAATAAAGCAGCAGGACCTGATGAGATACCGCCATGGTTTCTCAAAATGTTTGCTGAGAAACTTGCGCCGATATTTACAGACTTGTTCCAAGCTTCTGTTGATCAAGGACTCTCCCCATCAATGGAGGGAG AGGTCCTTTCTGGAGTACCACAGGGGACGGTGTTGGGGCCGTTGTTATTTTTAACCTATATAAACGACCTCCCGGACATGTTGAGCAACCAAGTAAGACTCTTCGCAGACGACTGCCTGGTGTACTCTACAGTGTCAAATGAAAGGGACATGGACTCTCTACAAGCTGATCTAAAATCTCTTGAAACATGGCAGGAGACCTGGAAGATGAGCTTTAACCCTTCCAAATGCACGGTCATGGAAATTTCCTTGAAGAGAAACCCTCCACACAGAGACTATATTTTCTGCGGGCAAGTTTTACAGCAACCAAACTCAAATCCTTACTTAGGGGTGCAGCTGGATAACAAGCTGAACTGGGGAGAACATGTTACAAACACAGTTAACAAAGCAAACCGGACTCTGGGTTTCCTGAGGAGAAACTTGTGGTTTTGTC GGGAAGTGAAGTCTACTGCATATCTAACGTTAGTGCGTCCAGTCTTAGAGTATGCTGCGGGTGCATGGGACCCATACAGGGCGGGACTCATAAAGAAGATTGAAAGTGTGCAGAGAAAAGCTGCAAGATTTTGCACAGGGGATTACCAAAGAGAAAGTAGTGTCACTCAAATGCTGGAAGATCTCGGATGGGACACTC GCTGTCAGAAGGAGAGAAATCGTTTAGctatgttttacaaaatccaaaatgagTTGGTAGGAATCAACAAAGAAGCCTATATTCAAACTTCTTCTGCTGCGGGTTTGAGAAGAAACCACCACCTACATGTTGAAATTCCATTCATAAAGAAGGACGTCTATAAAAACTCATTTTTCCCAAGAACTGGAAGGGCATggaattccctcactcaaaccactatatcagccccatctttagacatattcaagaaaaacctctag
- the LOC140160228 gene encoding zinc finger Y-chromosomal protein-like — protein sequence MVLVVETNPTSSLHKMKPFTCNACLFSTHSFDRLMRHARRHKLRWKVHKPQIAQEILRMEHFFHLFPQNFVYEGTKASLYQCQICKKYYSQLNTLIEHFKQCCADVIAPMTSSKPQTANESNAKPFRCNHCGKSFSRQFNLEHHLRKTHTSRKPFECGICGRTYVEKKNMKRHVKIHEKGTKFACYYCDYCFEYRNGLRDHLDRIHSVKREACNSISWKEHIHSQQKKQLYFCEHCQKSFTTKKAKLNHIEIVHSKPYCCGLCVERFPHVTKLRDHINTTHGISQLLQCEYCQAEFQNKNTLKAHKRTYFNGSPFSCDHCEESFTHRCALLKHMKKNHSQPGQFKCERCRKVYASKKYLKQHMLNHDKVKVKPNQCKYCEKYFMDRSVMLDHVRREHLDDLPNQCEFCGKRFVKTQQLTHHLRVHTKEKPFHCQLCPKQFGFNRGLKDHILRVHSVEKPFKCELCQNQFATKDHLRVHIRHHNKPKPFQCHLCEKTFAHNSHLQDHIRTHTGMKPFVCQLCPKSYGSKSHLTQHTLKAHTTERPHECEECQKRFATKTHLNAHMRTHIKLKNELPFKCEYCQKTFLYLSLLQDHIRVHTGEKPFTCELCGKSSARKSSLKMHMRIHTGEKPYKCDICQKCFTHSSMCKKHVRSHEETG from the coding sequence ATGGTGCTCGTTGTAGAAACAAATCCAACATCAAGTTTACACAAAATGAAGCCTTTTACCTGCAATGCTTGTTTATTTTCCACACACTCTTTTGACAGACTGATGCGTCATGCTCGCAGACATAAGCTCAGATGGAAGGTTCATAAACCACAGATAGCCCAGGAGATCTTGAGGATGGAACACTTTTTCCATCTATTCCCCCAGAATTTTGTTTACGAAGGAACTAAAGCGAGTCTTTACCAGTGCCAAATTTGTAAAAAGTATTACTCACAACTCAATACTCTGATTGAGCACTTTAAGCAATGCTGTGCTGATGTTATTGCCCCTATGACTTCGAGTAAACCACAGACAGCTAATGAAAGTAATGCGAAACCATTCCGTTGCAATCACTGCGGAAAATCCTTCTCGCGACAATTCAATCTTGAGCACCACTTACGTAAAACGCATACAAGTAGAAAACCATTTGAATGTGGAATTTGTGGGAGGACCTACGTGGAAAAGAAGAATATGAAAAGGCATGTGAAGATCCATGAAAAAGGGACCAAGTTTGCGTGCTATTATTGTGACTACTGTTTTGAATACCGTAATGGCCTGAGAGACCACCTGGACAGAATACATTCTGTCAAACGAGAAGCTTGTAATAGTATATCTTGGAAAGAACACATACACAGTCAACAGAAGAAACAGCTGTACTTTTGCGAACATTGCCAAAAATCTTTTACGACCAAGAAAGCAAAGCTCAACCACATTGAAATTGTTCACAGCAAACCTTATTGTTGTGGGCTATGCGTGGAACGTTTCCCACATGTTACGAAACTCAGGGATCACATAAATACAACCCATGGTATATCGCAGCTACTACAGTGTGAATACTGCCAGGCAGAgtttcaaaacaaaaacactcTTAAGGCTCACAAAAGAACATATTTCAATGGGTCACCATTTTCTTGCGATCATTGTGAGGAGTCTTTCACTCACCGATGTGCTCTgctgaagcatatgaagaaaaaCCACTCACAGCCTGGACAATTCAAGTGCGAACGATGCAGAAAGGTTTACGCCAGTAAGAAATACCTCAAGCAACATATGTTAAATCATGACAAAGTCAAAGTGAAGCCTAATCAGTGCAAATACTGCGAGAAATACTTCATGGATAGGTCGGTAATGCTTGATCATGTTCGGAGGGAGCACCTTGACGATCTTCCAAATCAGTGTGAATTTTGTGGTAAACGTTTCGTAAAAACACAACAGCTAACTCATCACCTCAGAGTTCACACCAAGGAAAAACCTTTTCATTGTCAGCTGTGTCCAAAACAGTTTGGTTTTAATAGAGGCCTTAAAGATCATATTCTGAGAGTTCACAGTGTAGAGAAACCATTTAAGTGTGAGTTATGTCAGAATCAGTTTGCTACCAAAGACCACCTTAGAGTTCATATTAGACATCATAATAAGCCTAAACCATTCCAGTGTCACTTATGTGAAAAGACTTTTGCGCATAACTCACATTTACAAGATCATATCAGAACACATACTGGCATGAAGCCCTTTGTGTGTCAGCTCTGTCCAAAAAGTTATGGCTCAAAATCTCACCTCACGCAACACACTCTGAAAGCTCACACTACGGAAAGACCTCACGAATGTGAAGAGTGTCAGAAACGATTTGCAACGAAGACTCACCTCAATGCACACATGAGGACTCACATCAAACTCAAAAACGAATTGCCCTTCAAGTGCgaatattgtcagaaaacattccTGTACCTTAGTCTGCTTCAAGATCACATTCGGGTCCACACGGGTGAGAAACCGTTCACTTGCGAGCTGTGCGGTAAGAGCAGTGCGCGGAAAAGCTCGTTAAAAATGCATATGCGGATACACACTGGTGAGAAACCGTATAAGTGTGATATCTGTCAGAAATGCTTCACTCATAGTAGTATGTGTAAGAAGCATGTCAGGTCACACGAGGAAACAGGATGA